One window of the Staphylococcus equorum genome contains the following:
- a CDS encoding glycosyltransferase family 4 protein — MKSITFFMHNIYAMGGTVKSISQLANTLAKKGHKVEIISIFKGDLKPYFELHDSIVIKPLINYQLHPKNFKNLLFNRINKYTSFSKPKVLSKNEPGLNQFSRYIEKKMIKSIRKIDTDVLIGTRASFNILIAKYAQNNIETIGMEHMNFEAHPEAFQQEIIDAYTTLDKVTTLTTVDKIKYQSYIQTPVYVVPNILDEPRLNKTKEKIITAAGRLEYEKGFDILIDSINPIQHIVRKFGYKVHIFGEGQERDALQQLIDRYDLSDIVLLQGSTQQLNEQLAISEITVVPSRNEGFGMVILEAMNQSNIVVSFSGNAGPDSIIKNNVNGYLIDHKNVTELSNKLRRLINQEFKEQVLIENGFKTVATYSPEAVYQQFSNMLNSK, encoded by the coding sequence ATGAAATCAATCACTTTTTTCATGCATAATATCTATGCCATGGGAGGTACTGTAAAATCTATTTCACAATTAGCTAATACACTGGCTAAAAAAGGTCATAAAGTCGAAATCATTTCTATATTTAAAGGTGATTTAAAACCTTATTTCGAACTCCATGATTCTATCGTTATAAAACCTTTAATCAATTATCAGTTGCACCCTAAAAATTTCAAAAATTTACTTTTTAACCGTATTAATAAATACACTTCATTTTCTAAACCTAAAGTACTTTCAAAAAATGAACCAGGTTTAAACCAGTTTTCACGTTATATAGAGAAAAAGATGATTAAATCCATCCGTAAAATTGATACAGACGTTTTAATCGGGACTAGAGCCAGTTTTAATATATTGATTGCAAAATATGCACAAAACAACATTGAAACTATTGGCATGGAGCATATGAATTTTGAAGCCCATCCTGAAGCATTTCAACAAGAAATCATTGATGCATATACCACTTTAGATAAAGTGACTACACTTACTACTGTAGATAAAATTAAATATCAATCTTATATTCAAACACCTGTTTATGTTGTTCCAAATATTTTAGATGAACCTAGACTTAATAAAACAAAAGAAAAAATAATTACTGCAGCTGGCCGTTTAGAATATGAAAAAGGATTCGACATACTCATTGATAGTATTAATCCCATTCAGCATATCGTCAGAAAATTTGGCTATAAAGTACACATCTTTGGAGAAGGACAAGAAAGAGATGCATTACAACAACTTATTGATCGATATGACTTATCAGATATTGTTTTACTACAAGGTTCAACGCAACAATTAAATGAACAATTGGCAATTAGTGAAATTACAGTTGTTCCTTCACGTAACGAAGGTTTCGGCATGGTTATCTTAGAAGCCATGAACCAAAGTAATATTGTAGTAAGCTTTAGTGGGAACGCTGGGCCCGATTCTATTATTAAAAATAACGTGAATGGTTATTTAATAGATCATAAGAACGTGACTGAATTGTCGAATAAACTGCGTAGACTAATCAATCAAGAATTCAAAGAACAAGTCCTTATAGAAAATGGTTTCAAGACCGTAGCTACTTATTCACCTGAGGCTGTTTATCAACAGTTTTCAAATATGCTGAATTCAAAATAA
- a CDS encoding CDP-glycerol glycerophosphotransferase family protein, whose protein sequence is MIKQIELVEWQHLETQLKKATLEDYTHFVVINNSIKIHQNMIEAVNLKPCTIVSDYTVNQQYINDCRYFGKLEISFNDWVENINHYPNIIFHIETTQRILDEFNIQNLFDLALISLLQDDVVTDSHVIFDFSQSFTTSSKIWKDIHQLTPLNTTKFNLNKLAYEHKHGLPFKTKETLAPEQMRFTDKWLNATGFKMPHWLFNIVQRQSVKKHREKSYIYEKNPSKVKNHIVFLGFDYGFRGNSRYLFNHFAKHFSKLPIYFITDDVNGPNFIKPDDPKAKDLIESACVVILESNIPDTLKPNGTIIQLWHGTPIKKLFLDSNEPSQNLNIYNYRARKYNKWLQQDYFVCDSESIIEYFKSAFPQQQTHILNCGYPRIRYLLDKQTDHHYISFIKRELKLDPEKETLLYAPTWKSHQDDSDLLPISDGLLNKYNVIFKGHIEDQASYIPENAILAPPHIEVQDLLLVSDIVLTDYSSIIFDALTINKTVCQYTPNHAKYIAERGVYDEVMHSLATVRYSDAKALLNDLISHQMTEIHSNPFINKDNHAFETLSHIIKKCNKTYN, encoded by the coding sequence ATGATAAAACAAATTGAATTAGTTGAGTGGCAACATTTAGAAACTCAACTAAAAAAAGCAACACTAGAAGATTATACACATTTTGTTGTAATTAACAACAGTATAAAAATACACCAAAATATGATTGAGGCAGTTAATTTGAAGCCTTGCACGATTGTATCTGACTATACGGTTAACCAACAATACATAAATGATTGTCGTTATTTTGGTAAATTAGAGATTTCATTTAATGACTGGGTAGAAAATATTAATCACTATCCAAACATCATTTTCCATATAGAAACAACGCAGCGTATTTTAGATGAATTTAATATACAAAATTTATTTGATTTAGCTTTAATATCACTATTGCAAGATGATGTTGTTACTGACAGTCATGTCATTTTTGATTTCAGTCAGTCATTTACTACAAGTAGCAAGATATGGAAGGATATACACCAACTGACACCATTGAATACGACAAAATTTAATTTAAATAAATTGGCATATGAACATAAACATGGGCTTCCATTTAAAACGAAAGAAACATTGGCGCCTGAACAAATGCGTTTTACTGATAAATGGTTGAATGCTACAGGTTTCAAAATGCCCCATTGGCTTTTCAATATTGTGCAACGCCAGTCAGTTAAAAAGCATCGAGAGAAAAGCTATATATATGAAAAAAATCCATCAAAAGTTAAAAATCATATTGTATTCTTAGGCTTTGATTATGGTTTTAGAGGTAACTCTCGTTACTTGTTCAATCATTTTGCTAAACATTTTTCAAAATTACCGATATATTTTATAACCGATGATGTCAATGGTCCAAACTTCATCAAGCCAGATGATCCAAAAGCAAAAGATCTTATAGAAAGCGCATGTGTAGTGATATTAGAAAGTAATATTCCTGATACACTAAAACCTAATGGAACTATTATTCAGCTTTGGCACGGTACACCTATTAAAAAACTGTTTTTAGATAGTAATGAACCATCACAAAATCTAAATATTTACAATTACCGAGCACGTAAATACAATAAGTGGTTACAACAAGATTATTTTGTATGCGATAGTGAATCCATTATTGAATATTTCAAATCTGCTTTTCCACAACAACAAACACATATTTTAAACTGTGGTTATCCTAGAATCAGATATTTGCTAGATAAACAAACGGATCACCATTATATTTCTTTTATTAAACGAGAATTGAAGTTAGACCCTGAAAAAGAAACTTTACTTTATGCGCCAACATGGAAATCTCACCAAGATGATTCAGATCTATTACCTATTAGTGACGGATTACTCAATAAATATAATGTTATATTTAAAGGACATATTGAAGATCAAGCTTCTTATATTCCTGAAAATGCAATTCTTGCACCGCCACATATAGAAGTTCAAGACTTATTATTAGTTTCAGACATTGTACTCACAGACTATTCTTCTATTATTTTTGATGCATTAACAATTAATAAAACTGTGTGTCAGTACACACCAAATCACGCTAAATATATTGCTGAACGTGGAGTTTATGATGAAGTTATGCATTCATTAGCTACTGTTAGATATAGTGATGCTAAGGCTTTGTTAAATGATTTAATTAGTCATCAAATGACAGAGATTCATTCCAATCCCTTTATCAATAAAGATAATCATGCTTTTGAAACACTGTCTCATATTATTAAAAAGTGTAATAAAACATATAACTAA
- a CDS encoding L-lactate permease encodes MFVETFNPFNNVLVSSIIAAIPIILFLLCLTVFRMKGIYASITTVVVTLIIAILCFKLPVSIASGAVVEGFFQGIIPIGYIVIMAVLLYKVTTETGQFQTIQDSISSISQDQRIQLLLIGFAFNGFLEGAAGFGVPIAICALLLTQLGFAPLQAAMLCLIANATAGAFGAIGLPITVINTLGLPEDITGMAVSQMSTLTLFIMNMAVPFLLIWIIDGFKGIKETLPAILIVSITYTVLQAVITLFVGPELADIIPPLGAMLALALFSKKFQPKHIFRINKEEKPQEIDQHKAKEIVYAWSPFFILTVFVMIWSAPNFKALFEPGGALEAFVFNITLPGTYSEIANKAISLPLNIIGQTGTAILLVIIITILMSKRVGFADGGRLFKLSFKELWLPIITICFILVISKLMTYAGLSNVIGEGIAKTGAIFPLLSPILGWIGVFLTGSVTNNNTLFAPIQAAVANNIGASGALLVSANTVGGVAAKLISPQSIAIATASVQQVGKESQLLKMTLRYSIAMLVFICIWTFILNFFI; translated from the coding sequence ATGTTTGTAGAAACTTTTAACCCCTTTAACAATGTATTAGTCTCATCTATCATTGCAGCGATTCCTATTATTTTATTCTTGTTATGCTTAACTGTATTTAGAATGAAAGGGATATATGCGTCAATTACTACTGTAGTCGTTACATTAATCATTGCAATATTGTGTTTTAAACTACCAGTAAGTATTGCTTCTGGTGCAGTTGTCGAAGGATTTTTCCAAGGTATCATACCTATTGGTTATATTGTTATCATGGCAGTATTATTATATAAAGTTACAACTGAAACAGGGCAGTTCCAAACTATCCAAGATAGTATATCTAGTATTTCACAAGACCAACGTATCCAATTATTACTTATTGGTTTTGCGTTTAATGGATTCTTAGAAGGTGCTGCAGGTTTTGGTGTACCAATTGCAATATGTGCTCTTTTACTTACTCAACTTGGTTTCGCTCCATTACAAGCAGCGATGCTATGTTTAATTGCAAATGCTACAGCAGGGGCGTTTGGTGCGATTGGTTTACCTATCACTGTAATTAACACTTTAGGATTACCAGAAGATATTACAGGTATGGCAGTATCACAAATGTCTACGCTCACTTTATTCATTATGAATATGGCAGTACCATTCCTATTAATATGGATTATTGATGGTTTCAAAGGTATTAAAGAAACATTGCCAGCCATCTTAATTGTAAGTATTACTTATACAGTATTACAGGCTGTAATTACATTATTTGTTGGACCTGAATTAGCAGATATTATTCCACCATTAGGTGCAATGTTGGCATTAGCTTTATTTTCTAAAAAATTCCAACCAAAACATATCTTTAGAATTAATAAAGAAGAAAAACCACAAGAAATTGACCAACATAAAGCGAAAGAAATTGTTTATGCATGGAGCCCGTTTTTCATTTTAACAGTATTTGTAATGATATGGAGTGCACCAAACTTCAAAGCACTGTTTGAGCCAGGTGGCGCATTAGAAGCGTTCGTCTTTAACATCACATTGCCGGGTACTTATAGTGAGATTGCAAATAAAGCAATTAGTCTTCCATTAAACATAATTGGTCAAACAGGTACAGCCATTCTTTTAGTAATAATTATTACTATTTTAATGTCTAAACGTGTTGGTTTTGCTGATGGTGGTCGACTATTTAAACTTTCATTTAAAGAACTTTGGTTACCAATTATCACAATATGTTTTATCTTAGTAATTTCAAAACTTATGACGTATGCAGGATTAAGTAACGTAATTGGTGAAGGTATTGCAAAAACAGGCGCTATATTCCCATTACTATCTCCAATTTTAGGTTGGATTGGTGTCTTTTTAACTGGATCAGTGACAAATAATAATACGTTGTTTGCGCCGATTCAAGCAGCTGTTGCAAATAATATAGGAGCAAGTGGCGCATTACTCGTTTCTGCCAATACTGTTGGTGGTGTAGCAGCGAAACTTATATCTCCACAATCTATTGCAATCGCAACTGCATCTGTACAACAAGTTGGTAAAGAATCTCAATTGTTGAAAATGACATTACGCTATAGTATTGCGATGCTCGTCTTCATATGTATTTGGACATTTATCTTGAATTTCTTTATCTAG